Proteins encoded together in one Bos indicus isolate NIAB-ARS_2022 breed Sahiwal x Tharparkar chromosome 3, NIAB-ARS_B.indTharparkar_mat_pri_1.0, whole genome shotgun sequence window:
- the LOC109556227 gene encoding cytochrome P450 2J2-like — translation MLEALGSLVAALWTTLRPGIVLLGAFVFLLFADFLKRQHPKNYPPGPLRLPFIGNFFHLDLGKGILVPQQVVKKYGNIIRLDFGVIHFIVITGLPYIKEALVNQEQNFVNRPMIPLQKHIFNNKGLVRSNGQVWKEQRRFTLTTLRNFGLGRKSLEERIQEEVTYLIQAIGEENGQPFDPHFIINNAVSNIICSITFGERFDYKDDQFQELLRLLDEILCIQASVCCQLYNAFPRIMNFLPGSHHTLFRKWEKLKMFVANVIENHRKDWNPAEARDFIDAYLQEIEKHKGNATSSFDDENLICSTLDLFLAGTETTSTTLRWGLLFMALNPEIQEKVQAEIDRVLGQSQKVSTASRESMPYTNAVIHEVQRMGNIVPMNVPREVTVDTVLAGYHLVKGTMVLTNLTALHRDPAEWATPDTFNPEHFLENGQFKKRESFLPFSIGKRMCLGEQLARTELFIFFTSLLQKFTFRPPENEKLSLKFRESLTSSPASYRLCAIPRA, via the exons ATGCTGGAGGCactgggctccctggtggctgcCCTCTGGACCACGCTCCGTCCTGGCATTGTCCTACTGGGGGCCTTTGTCTTTCTCCTCTTTGCTGATTTCCTCAAAAGGCAGCACCCAAAGAACTACCCACCAGGGCCCCTGCGCCTGCCCTTCATAGGCAATTTCTTCCACCTGGACTTGGGGAAAGGGATCTTGGTTCCTCAGCAG GTTGTGAAGAAATATGGGAACATTATTAGGCTAGATTTTGGTGTAATTCATTTCATCGTTATAACTGGATTGCCCTATATCAAAGAAGCCCTTGTCAACCAGGAACAAAACTTTGTAAACCGCCCCATGATACCTCTTCAGAAACATATCTTTAACAATAAAG GCTTGGTCAGGTCCAATGGCCAGGTATGGAAAGAGCAAAGAAGGTTCACCCTGACAACTCTGAGGAACTTCGGTTTGGGAAGGAAGAGCTTAGAGGAACGCATTCAGGAAGAGGTCACCTACCTCATCCAGGCAATAGGAGAGGAGAACG gaCAGCCTTTTGACCCTCACTTCATAATCAACAATGCTGTTTCCAATATTATTTGCTCCATCACCTTCGGGGAGCGGTTTGACTACAAGGATGATCAGTTCCAGGAGCTGCTGAGGCTGCTGGATGAGATCTTGTGTATTCAGGCATCAGTGTGCTGCCAG CTCTACAATGCTTTTCCAAGAATAATGAATTTCCTTCCGGGATCCCACCACACTCTCTTTCGTAAATGGGAGAAACTGAAAATGTTTGTTGCTAATGTGATTGAAAACCACAGGAAAGATTGGAATCCTGCTGAAGCAAGAGACTTCATTGATGCTTacctccaggagatagagaag CACAAAGGCAATGCTACTTCGAGTTTCGATGACGAAAACCTCATCTGCAGCACCCTGGACCTCTTCTTGGCTGGAACAGAGACAACTTCAACCACCCTGCGCTGGGGATTGCTTTTCATGGCCCTGAACCCCGAAATCCAAG AAAAAGTCCAAGCTGAGATCGACAGGGTGCTCGGGCAATCACAGAAGGTGAGCACGGCCTCTCGAGAGTCCATGCCCTACACCAACGCTGTCATCCACGAGGTGCAGAGAATGGGGAACATCGTCCCCATGAACGTGCCCAGGGAGGTGACAGTGGACACCGTCCTGGCTGGATACCACCTGGTCAAG ggcaccatGGTGCTGACCAACCTGACTGCACTGCACAGGGACCCCGCAGAGTGGGCCACCCCTGACACGTTCAATCCAGAGCATTTTCTGGAAAATGGACAGtttaagaaaagggaatcctttcTGCCTTTCTCAATAG gaAAGCGGATGTGCCTTGGAGAACAATTGGCCAGGACagagttgtttattttctttacttcacTTCTGCAAAAATTTACCTTCAGGCCTCCAGAGAATGAGAAGCTGAGCCTAAAGTTTAGAGAAAGCCTGACCAGCTCCCCAGCCAGCTACCGCCTCTGTGCTATTCCTCGGGCCTGA